The stretch of DNA TTAATTAAACCTCCCTACGCGGCCATGTCGGTGAAGCGCGAGAGATTTTGTTGACTTGGCATGCACGtgtctcttaaaacaaaagtgcacTTCCAATTTAGGTTAGTTCTAGAACTGGACTACAGATGGTTGCTCGTCCTCAAAGTAACTGGCAAAAGGCAGATTGATTTACTCTTGTCGAGATTCCGGACACAATTGTGTCATGCCGTTTCAATTTTTAACTACCGAGTTGCGCCGAAGGTGGTCGTTCTTCCACACTAGCTTTTGACAAATGGAAAAGGCAAGCATGTTTTTTTTTTGACAAAATATTGAAGGTAGACAAACAATTCTCTCTTTGAGCGCAACCCAGGGAATACCGTGGGTGTAAAATGCAGCTTGGGCCTGGTTTTCGGAAGCAGAGTGGCTCGAAATCGACGGCCGAGGCTCGGCCACGTCGCCCTCCCGGTTCGAATCCGCGGCCCCGGAAGTCGACAGCAGAACCGAACCGTCCAACAAGACCAACCTCAGTTCCGACGGAGACTCCAAGGCCATCGCCATCCACCCGTGCTCCGCTCTGATCCCAGATCACCCTCGCCCCATCCTCCGCGCGCTGCAGCTCTCGCCCCACGCGGATGGCCTCCGCCCTCTCCGCCCCGGCGgcctccgccgtcgccgccgcccggtgCAAGGCACGGGCCCGCCTCCTCTGATGCCGAACGCGTCTGTCTCTCTGCCGGTGCGGTGGATTCTGAACCTTTTCTCTTTTTGTCGTGGGCGCAGGTGTTCGGAGGAGGAAGGAACGATGGGAGGGCCGGGTGCCGCGTCGGGGTCGCGAGGAAGGTGATTGGTCCGATCCTGTGTCCCCGCTCGCTCTGGCTTACCCAGATCCCGCATTTGATTTGTGAAGAATTGGTTTGGTTCTGTAACGCGACTGTGCTAGATGGTTCCGGGCCCTGTCACAGGTGTTCATGCGTGCACGATTTGTTGACTGATCCAATTCAGGGCTGCTAGTGGTTCAGTGTTCATATGCACGGTAATGCTCAGAATCGACTAAGCAAGCTCCTACATAGTCTGCACCGTGATTGGCAATCATGCATGATGCTGCAAGCTTTTAGAACAACAGCGGTTCATGGAGTACCATGCACTGGACTGCTGGGGTGCCTCCTGGGATTCAGCCGTCACGAAGCTCTGATATATGCACATTTTCTGTTATAAAATTTCTGTGGCCTCGTAACTTGCTTCCTGGGCCAGTAATTCAGGACTGCTAGTGGTTTTACTTGCGGTGTTCTCGATTCAGGGCTGTGATTTCCAATTGTGCACGATGCCACAAGCTTTTAGAACCATACTGAGTCACGCGGAATCGTATCTGGGCTGCTGGTGCCTCCTGGGATTCAGACTTCGCATGACTCCGATACGCACCTTTCCTAGCAATTCAATTTTTCAGCGACCTTTCAGCTCTGCTAGTCGGGACAGAgtagtaagtactccctccgtccggaattactagtatagacgtattttaattctagatacatccatttctctgacaagtatttccggatggagggagtagaaataATAATAATCAGGAACACTCTTAAGGATTCGGAGGATCGAGTGTCGTCTGTGAATAACTTCTGTTCATCATAAATCATAAAGTATGCTGACTTCTTTTGAGAACAAGCAGTCATTGACACATGAACAATCATGAAGCTGCGCTTTTATTCTGCACAGCTATAAACATGCGCGTGCTTAGTCCAGGCTTCTTCTGGTAGAAGTAGTTATACGTATTTACTGTACTTATAGTGATAGGACCACTCTAGAGTTGCTTGTTTCAAAGTTGAGGCACATTGCAgttggttgtgtagctggttaagcCAGCATCTCTGTTTCTCCATGGATAATCCTTTTGCATGTGACGTCAGCTGTGTCTTGAAGCCTGGTGCCAGGCCAATATTTGACATCTCTTGATATGGTTTGTGTTTTGAAATTTAATTCTTCCTTTGCCGTTTTGGATGCAGAATACTAGCCACATAACGATGGCAGTTGCAGTAGATGCTTCTCGCTTTGAAGGAGTGCCAATGGCCCCTCCAGACCCGATTCTTGGGGTTTCGGAAGCATTTAAAGCAGACACAAGTGATCTGAAGCTCAACCTTGGCGTTGGTGCCTATAGAACGGAAGAGCTACAGCCCGCTGTCCTCAATGTTGTCAAGAAGGTAAGTCTAATCGTCCTTGGCATTTCCTGAATAATTTAGGTTCCTATTTTGATGTGCTACTGCTACATGTGGTAGGCTGAAAAACTTATGTTGGAGAAAGGAGAAAACAAGGAGGTACGATGGAAATTTTACAATTCGGATGATTTGGACTTGGGTCATAAAGAATCATATTATCCTTCTCTTCTTTCACTGAGAATGAAAGGCTGAATGTTTTCTTTATGGTGCAGTATCTTCCTATTGAAGGCTTCGCTGCATTTAACAAAGCAACTGCAGATCTATTGCTTGGAGCTGACAATCCTGTCATCAAGCAAGGACGGGTATGGATTATGCAGCCCTTGCCATCGCTCTTGTTATATTATGACTGCCTGACAAGCTGTCACCTGAGGAGTTTCCTCTTATGTTTAGTTAACCTTATTTAGTAACCACTCCTATTGTAGGTTGCTACTCTTCAGTCTCTCTCAGGGACTGGATCATTACGCCTTGCTGCAGCTTTTATTCAGAGATACTTCCCTGATGCGAAAGTACTTATATCATCTCCCACATGGGGTATGTATGGCGAACTGGGAACTGCAACTAGTGCTCATGACTTCATGTGCATAAGTCTATTTTTCATTGTTTTCTGTGGTGAATCTAAAAAATTCGTCCAATTTATATGTTAACAGGAAACCACAAAAACATATTCAATGATGCTAGGGTACCATGGTCAGAATACCGGTATTATGATCCCAGGACTGTTGGGCTGGATTTTGAAGGAATGATAGCTGACATACAGGTACTTAAAATATCTGTACCAAGAAAATTAACCATTATTCAAATATTGCTCTTTATATTGCTATCTTTAATTGGATGAACTTCGTTACGAGTAGTTTTTTTTTCATTCTATTGGGTTGCACTCACTGGCAGAGCGTCAGGTTGGGTCATGTGTTGTCCCATCCTTCTCTTaggatttgattttttttgcctcacTAGCAACAAATGGACCGCTCTGCTGAGCTGGCCCCGTCCTGTGCTCCCCCAGTGGTTGCACTATTTTGTTTGAACTGCAATGGTTGCACTCATCATAGGAAACTTGCAATCTGGAAATGAAGTGACTTTTCCTTTTTACTATCGTTAACTTATGCACCAGTTATTGTTTGACCTAATGTTTTACTCTTTGCAAACTAGGCTGCCCCAGAGGGGTCTTTTGTTCTGCTACATGGTTGTGCTCACAATCCAACTGGAATTGACCCAACTCCTGAACAGTGGGAGAAACTGGCAGATGTGATTGAAGAGAAAAGGCATATGCCTTTCTTTGATGTTGCCTATCAGGTGAGTCGTTTTCATGCGAGTTTTTTTTTAACTTTATTTTCACAATTTGCCTCTTACTGACTGTTATATTTTCTTTGTAGGGTTTTGCCAGTGGAAgccttgatgaagatgcatcttcTGTCAGGCTGTTTGTTAAGCGTGGTCTGGAAGTGTTTGTTGCACAGTCTTACAGCAAGAACCTTGGTCTATATGCAGAAAGGATCGGTGCGATAAATGTCATTTGCTCAGCACCGGAAGTTGCAGATAGGTAATCTTGTGTTTTAAATGGTCGACTGCTTGCCTACCTGCCTTTTCCCCTTACATTCAGTTGCATGAAATGCTATTTTGAATTTCGGCACCCTCATCCTGCACACTGTATGGTGATAGTCCTGCTTAGggtaaaccaaattgttgcaacggTGTCTTCACTGTAAGAATATGTATGTATTGTCTATTTATTATGACACTGGAAACTTTGCAGGGTGAAGAGCCAGTTGAAGCGATTGGCACGGCCCATGTACTCAAACCCACCTATTCACGGTGCCAAGATCGTCGCCAACGTTGTTGGAGACCCTACCATGTTCGGTGAGTGGAAAGAAGAGATGGAACAAATGGCCGGTCGGATCAAGAACGTTCGGCAGAAGCTTTACGATAGCTTGACTGCAAAGGATCAGTCTGGCAAGGACTGGTCTTTCATTCTGAGCCAGATAGGCATGTTCTCGTTCACAGGCTTGAACAGACCCCAGGTGACTTTGCCTATGAATCCCACAGATGACAAACTGTTTTGACGTATTATCTTTGAATGATATGTCGGCAAAACGTATCATTGTGTAACCGTCTAAGTTCCCTCTTTCGTGTTTTGCAGAGCGATAACATGACCGATAAATGGCACATATACATGACCAAGGACGGGAGGATTTCGTTGGCGGGGTTGAACCTGGCGAAGTGCGAGTACCTTGCCGATGCCATCATCGACTCCTTCCACAATGTCAACTAGATTATGATTTGCGTCGCGGCCACGCTACTGCGATTAGTTCCTTCCATAGTTTGCTGGGATTTTTGGGTCCTTCCAGCTCGAGTTTTTAGTCGCGATGCTGATGACGTGTCCGGTGATTCAGAGGTACAGTAATAAATAATTTGGCAAAACTCACGGATGCTAGGCGCTATGCACTTGTACCGTTGTACGGTCCTTGCAAGCTTGTAATGCTGATTAATTATGTATGATGGCATCTCCAATTAGCCTTTTGAGTGCTATATCTCAAAGTTTCTTTTTTGGTCAAGAGGTATTATTATTTCTGGACTTTGATTGTTCGGTTACCGGAGGTCGGCATGGGCAGCTGTGTGTGTTTTCCCATGAGCAATGCCCGGAGATTATGGAATGCGTCGGGGCCTCTAAAATGTACTTCAAAGTTTTTCTCGGCTCACAAATTTTTTTTCCGCGGCTCTGGGTCAATGGCAAAACCAGCGGGTTTCTGATAGCAACTGCTGTGCCCTCAGTGTTTTAAGCACCTACCGACTCTTGCGATTGCATCTTCTACTCTGCTGGGTGCTGCAAGTTCTTACGTACCAGCCATTCTGGCTCTCACAGCTGCAGCAGGTGATAcgagtactatacaaataatttgaaTCCAAAATCAACTTCAATTGCAAATCTTTTCCTAGTGTAGTCCGGAGATCTAGCAGATGCTAACCTGATAGAAATGAGTAGTTCAGACCACAGACTGCAGTTAAATGGGCAAATTTGTCCTTGCCAAAGGAAATCTGAAGAGTTTACATCGGCTCTTAACGCTGCTGAATATAGGGCGGAATAGGACGGTTGGCTGTTCTAGGAGCCCCAAGGATAGGAAAAGGTTTGACGGTTGCTCAGCACGCCAGTGAGAGCAACCGTGGACTGACAGAAAAACATCTGACATGAGAAGTTCTTCCATAAGGAACATCGTTACTTTGCCCGAATGAGCTCTTCATTCAACATTTCCAAGTTTTTAAGAAAAGCGAATATCACCCGGCAGACGCTTGAAACGAGGAGCTACCACGACAACTACTTCACATATTAACGATGTTACTACATGGGGACCCATATTCTTGCTCAACCACATGCAAGCCGCAATGGCAGATCCAAGAGCTGAAAAAAGAAATAAATCTGTTCTAGCTAAGCTACTGAGCCAACCAACAGGATCCGTGATAAGTTTCAGTAGTAACATCAGGGAGGACATACAACAAGTGATGAGTTCACCAAGAGCTACATTGTTTCAGCGTTATCAAGCACCATTCCCGAGCAGAGGAGTTTTGATCAGTGATTCTTCAGTTCAACCGGCGGTTCAGATCAGCGGGCTTGGAAAGCACGAATACCATCAGCAGCAAGTTCTGGCTTAGAGACGAGAGCTGTAGAGTCCTGCAAAATGGCAAGGCATGTGTTAGGCTGCAGCATTAGGCTTACAGTTTTGGTTAATCCTTCTGGAGTCACTAGTTTCAGAAATCTGGTAGCAATCTGATAGGAAATATATCCCGTGATTTAAATAGCAGCAGATAAATAACATGCTGGCAACAGAGTGGCAAAAGCTATATCATTTCTATAACAACCTCAACCTCGAGCATTTTGTGAGCGCACTATCCGTTGATCACATAAGTGCAGACCCATCATGCAATTTACAATTACGTATGCATCATGTGTTTGAGTGATGAAAAATTCAGAGCATGTCATTTCAGCATTTAACAAAGCTACAGGCCACATTGCCTTCAGGTCAGAAACAAAGAATGAACAGATAATTTTCTGTCAGATAGGTAGCAAAAAATGAATCCTGGGGGATCCCAAAAGCTAGTAGCTGGAGTAAATGCGGCGATTGGCTAAGTGTACAAAGGTATAATGCGAGGTAGGTACCTTTGGCAGTAAAGCCATCTCCCCATTCTCGAAGGATGATAAAACAGCACCATGACTTTTAAGCCAATCAACACTTCCGTCTACTGCAGCAAAACCTAAGATTTTGGATACGTATTTAACAGGTATCTTGGTTGCGTAGGCCTTTGCCATACATTTTAAACCTTCAAATCTCATCTTCTCAAAGCAGAGACCTAGAAAATCGTAAGCATGTTCACCATTAACTACAATTAGCATAAATGGTAACCAACGGTTGTTATCAACATAGTCTAATAACCACATATCTGATGACCATTTGCATAAGAAAGTCTAGGAAAGATTTAACTTACACATCAGGTAGCCATTGAGGTTTGGAGCCACCTTGTAGAGTTTGAAAAATGATGCATAGTTCCCTGTCTGTATACTGTGAGCCACTTCTTTGGCATGCTTCACAGTTTCTTGCTGTTTCAGGTCGCTTGACAGCCTAGGAAACAAAATGAACAGTGTGGTCTTTAATTAGTGGCAAAACATTGGAGCAGTTATTCAGATTCGATACCTTACTTGCATAATGCACGAGGGCTTTTGTGCAAAAGATTATTTAAGTTGCCATAAGGTGCAGTGGCAGGTGACATATAATGGCTGTCTGGTTGAGTTACAGGAGCCGGTCTTATTTCTAGACAATAATACACCAGTATGTTATCTGATTTTGATGAATGTTAAAAGATCAGTTCACAACCACGGTTAACAGCATTTATTTGAGTAGGTTGTGTCTGTTTTGAAAACTCAACTATGACACTAATAGAACAAGGGTATACAACATATCTATTTAACTGTGCCAGTGAACCTATCGATGATATTTTTAACCGTACTAACCCTACTCTGTTTGCTTTTTATGTCACAATAAAAGGAAAAATATATACCTTCCAAGTTTAGACATCAGTTCAGTATTTTTGTCTTGAATCGCAGACAACAATATATCATAAGCTGCAAATTCACCATGATGGCCACCATTCCGCTTATTCCCATAGAGGCAGTGCAGCTTCGTGAGGCACTGAAAATCCAAGAAGCGCGCAAGAGCAATACCATGAGATAAGTGTGTGCAAATAATCACATTACGTACAAAAAAAGGGGAGCTGTAGCAGGGCTAGAGAACAATTTCACATAAAGAACATGTTTTCCCGAATTCTAATTCTGATAAGCTTGAAGTTGATTTATATATGCAAAAAAGGTACCAATTCTAACTCATGTACAGCCACAAATAGCTAATGATGCATAGAAGACAAACATAACAGATTTGCCATATATCTCAAACCAAGTAttctttaatactccctccgttctaaattacttgtcttggatttgtctagatacagaagtatctagcactaaaatgagtctagatacatctgtatctagacaaatccaagacaagtaattcggaacggagggagtatatctcaaACCAAGCATTCTTTAATGTATCTCAAGGAGTACTAACCAAGTTAAGTTCAGCCATATCTCGATTGCACAACGCAAGTCTTGCATGATACTCATAAACCTGAAAAGGTAGAAAATGGTTGTAGAAGAGAAAAGGATATGTTAGAACAACAATGTAGTCTGGTGCCACAAGTGAAATAGGGAAAATATAATTTGTGGGAATAACCTGCACAGAAAGTTCATCCTCTATGTTCTGGATAGTCATATCTTGACGAATTGATTTCAGTTGATCTGTTTTAAAATTGTAGTCTTTACTTGAGACCTGGACAAACTTCAGGGCTTCTACAAGTACAAGCTTTGGTCTTATCTGAAAGACAGGAAAAGAGGTCAATTGCTGTTTAGAAGTAGCAAAAGGAAAATAAAAGTATATCAAAGGAAGAAAAGGAATTCAGAGAAACATGAGTAGTGGTTACTGCATAACTACAGTATTTGGCTCTGACATTCAGAAATTTGAACTTCACAAATAATAGTACTAAATAAGATAGGAAATCCATAGTAGTGGTTACTGTATAACTACAGTAATTTGACATACTACAGCAGAAATCAATGGCTCATAGCCAGATTTGCACAAGAATCAGTCAATGAACAGTTCATATACATATACAGTCAAAAAACAGATGTCATACATAGATGATCGAAGCTACAAAATCTTTCCTACATCTAATATAGCAGACAGACATTAGTCAAGTTTGGGCTGTAGCAGAAATTTTCTATGCAGGAGATATACCAACGATGCAATTTGCAAGCAGCTATTCAATGGCTAATGACTGATGCTGAGCTACAACATGGGATCAATAACACGGTCCGGTAAAAGATGGACGGCAAGTGGGATCTGGGAACTATGATTTCAAGGCATCTTCTTTCAAAACACTCACACCAATAGCAATTCAACTGAAAGTTCACTGAAAGTCTTACCTTTGTTGCATCTGGAGGCCCGGTGAGACGGAAGTAGCCTTTCTGTACATCTGTGCACATCCCTACAATCAGACCAGAGGTGATAGTCCCATCTCCTTCATCCACCGTAGCTTCTGGCTTGATCTTTCCTTCATAATTTGCAGCTTCCGGTCTGACCGCCCCATTTGAATCATCATGCTTAGATTCCGAAGGACGCTGCGGCTCCTCGACTCCTGTCGACTTGATAGCACCTGCCACTTGCTTCTCCGACAGCACTCCGCGCACAGGGCGGGGCAACCTCTTCCGGGGGAATGCCTTGCGTCGGCTGCCGCCCGACGCTTCAGGCCCAGTACGCAGCGCAGGGAGTACCGAGCTCTGGTGTCCGCTGCCGCCCGACGCTTCAGGCTCGGTGCGCAGCGCAGGGAGTACCGAGCTCTGGCGAGGCGATCGCTGGCGTCCGCTGCCGCCTGGCGGCCCAGTTTGCTGGAGCCCGCCCCTCCCGCGAAAGAACCGCCGTGGTGGGAAGCCCCCTCTGCCGCCCCCGAGATTGTGTGGAGGCGGCGGGCCCAAAGGGTAGGGCTCCCCACGGTCTCCTGTCTCCAGGAACGAGCCCCCACGGTCTCCACGTGGCGAGCTCTGCTGCCCCAGTCTCTCCATGGAGCGCTGCGTCCAGGGGTCATGGCCGTCAGACCCCGGGAACAGAGCTCCCCGCCGGCGATCCTGAGGAGACGGTGTCCATCGCCTCTCGCCCT from Triticum dicoccoides isolate Atlit2015 ecotype Zavitan chromosome 6A, WEW_v2.0, whole genome shotgun sequence encodes:
- the LOC119318325 gene encoding aspartate aminotransferase, chloroplastic-like isoform X1 translates to MASALSAPAASAVAAARCKVFGGGRNDGRAGCRVGVARKGCDFQLCTMPQAFRTILSHAESYLGCWCLLGFRLRMTPIRTFPSNSIFQRPFSSASRDRVNTSHITMAVAVDASRFEGVPMAPPDPILGVSEAFKADTSDLKLNLGVGAYRTEELQPAVLNVVKKAEKLMLEKGENKEYLPIEGFAAFNKATADLLLGADNPVIKQGRVATLQSLSGTGSLRLAAAFIQRYFPDAKVLISSPTWGNHKNIFNDARVPWSEYRYYDPRTVGLDFEGMIADIQAAPEGSFVLLHGCAHNPTGIDPTPEQWEKLADVIEEKRHMPFFDVAYQGFASGSLDEDASSVRLFVKRGLEVFVAQSYSKNLGLYAERIGAINVICSAPEVADRVKSQLKRLARPMYSNPPIHGAKIVANVVGDPTMFGEWKEEMEQMAGRIKNVRQKLYDSLTAKDQSGKDWSFILSQIGMFSFTGLNRPQSDNMTDKWHIYMTKDGRISLAGLNLAKCEYLADAIIDSFHNVN
- the LOC119318325 gene encoding aspartate aminotransferase, chloroplastic-like isoform X2 gives rise to the protein MASALSAPAASAVAAARCKVFGGGRNDGRAGCRVGVARKNTSHITMAVAVDASRFEGVPMAPPDPILGVSEAFKADTSDLKLNLGVGAYRTEELQPAVLNVVKKAEKLMLEKGENKEYLPIEGFAAFNKATADLLLGADNPVIKQGRVATLQSLSGTGSLRLAAAFIQRYFPDAKVLISSPTWGNHKNIFNDARVPWSEYRYYDPRTVGLDFEGMIADIQAAPEGSFVLLHGCAHNPTGIDPTPEQWEKLADVIEEKRHMPFFDVAYQGFASGSLDEDASSVRLFVKRGLEVFVAQSYSKNLGLYAERIGAINVICSAPEVADRVKSQLKRLARPMYSNPPIHGAKIVANVVGDPTMFGEWKEEMEQMAGRIKNVRQKLYDSLTAKDQSGKDWSFILSQIGMFSFTGLNRPQSDNMTDKWHIYMTKDGRISLAGLNLAKCEYLADAIIDSFHNVN
- the LOC119318324 gene encoding uncharacterized protein LOC119318324 isoform X3, which codes for MPASCSSSSPRRQALACGCAPPPAAGRNIGEVFSQSMHMPRISPSGRRMTVSDELRFLLGNQASEFIPAVIKANQGFSASRSQSRSRMYIVVLQKKKKEKKKTQPQILTAREARVPTRALQIAPPATANFLISQSQVLFHTFPRTRQPPQANGSSSALRPITTTQEGTPGIAGQLQKPPSLALTPSGLRALLDRRAFSSCGLLGAATLASPSPLRLRRYIDYSREEPYGPRPRFEPWRVPPPSGPQREADSFGNGFLDHDWPEYSREGNYGTPTRFLELADSFPGQSRFERGRGDDFRRPNRSLPRSPMDWDLPRGHSPFFADEHQCSSSRPRDWTPALDDRRRRGSSPPGRHEGRGHVQSRDDTFYRSGPFPVERGRGDGFEATPRPRFSHGAMFPERSPAIILEGERRWTPSPQDRRRGALFPGSDGHDPWTQRSMERLGQQSSPRGDRGGSFLETGDRGEPYPLGPPPPHNLGGGRGGFPPRRFFRGRGGLQQTGPPGGSGRQRSPRQSSVLPALRTEPEASGGSGHQSSVLPALRTGPEASGGSRRKAFPRKRLPRPVRGVLSEKQVAGAIKSTGVEEPQRPSESKHDDSNGAVRPEAANYEGKIKPEATVDEGDGTITSGLIVGMCTDVQKGYFRLTGPPDATKIRPKLVLVEALKFVQVSSKDYNFKTDQLKSIRQDMTIQNIEDELSVQVYEYHARLALCNRDMAELNLCLTKLHCLYGNKRNGGHHGEFAAYDILLSAIQDKNTELMSKLGRLSSDLKQQETVKHAKEVAHSIQTGNYASFFKLYKVAPNLNGYLMCLCFEKMRFEGLKCMAKAYATKIPVKYVSKILGFAAVDGSVDWLKSHGAVLSSFENGEMALLPKDSTALVSKPELAADGIRAFQAR
- the LOC119318324 gene encoding uncharacterized protein LOC119318324 isoform X2, encoding MPASCSSSSPRRQALACGCAPPPAAGRNIGEVFSQSMHMPRISPSGRRMTVSDELRFLLGNQASEFIPAVIKANQGFSASRSQSRSRMYARYIVVLQKKKKEKKKTQPQILTAREARVPTRALQIAPPATANFLISQSQVLFHTFPRTRQPPQANGSSSALRPITTTQEGTPGIAGQLQKPPSLALTPSGLRALLDRRAFSSCGLLGAATLASPSPLRLRRYIDYSREEPYGPRPRFEPWRVPPPSGPQREADSFGNGFLDHDWPEYSREGNYGTPTRFLELADSFPGQSRFERGRGDDFRRPNRSLPRSPMDWDLPRGHSPFFADEHQCSSSRPRDWTPALDDRRRRGSSPPGRHEGRGHVQSRDDTFYRSGPFPVERGRGDGFEATPRPRFSHGAMFPERSPAIILEGERRWTPSPQDRRRGALFPGSDGHDPWTQRSMERLGQQSSPRGDRGGSFLETGDRGEPYPLGPPPPHNLGGGRGGFPPRRFFRGRGGLQQTGPPGGSGRQRSPRQSSVLPALRTEPEASGGSGHQSSVLPALRTGPEASGGSRRKAFPRKRLPRPVRGVLSEKQVAGAIKSTGVEEPQRPSESKHDDSNGAVRPEAANYEGKIKPEATVDEGDGTITSGLIVGMCTDVQKGYFRLTGPPDATKIRPKLVLVEALKFVQVSSKDYNFKTDQLKSIRQDMTIQNIEDELSVQVYEYHARLALCNRDMAELNLCLTKLHCLYGNKRNGGHHGEFAAYDILLSAIQDKNTELMSKLGRLSSDLKQQETVKHAKEVAHSIQTGNYASFFKLYKVAPNLNGYLMCLCFEKMRFEGLKCMAKAYATKIPVKYVSKILGFAAVDGSVDWLKSHGAVLSSFENGEMALLPKDSTALVSKPELAADGIRAFQAR
- the LOC119318324 gene encoding uncharacterized protein LOC119318324 isoform X1, whose amino-acid sequence is MPASCSSSSPRRQALACGCAPPPAAGRNIGEVFSQSMHMPRISPSGRRMTVSDELRFLLGNQASEFIPAVIKANQGFSASRSQSRSRMYARSAFCIAISCLDIQHTKQGFRYIVVLQKKKKEKKKTQPQILTAREARVPTRALQIAPPATANFLISQSQVLFHTFPRTRQPPQANGSSSALRPITTTQEGTPGIAGQLQKPPSLALTPSGLRALLDRRAFSSCGLLGAATLASPSPLRLRRYIDYSREEPYGPRPRFEPWRVPPPSGPQREADSFGNGFLDHDWPEYSREGNYGTPTRFLELADSFPGQSRFERGRGDDFRRPNRSLPRSPMDWDLPRGHSPFFADEHQCSSSRPRDWTPALDDRRRRGSSPPGRHEGRGHVQSRDDTFYRSGPFPVERGRGDGFEATPRPRFSHGAMFPERSPAIILEGERRWTPSPQDRRRGALFPGSDGHDPWTQRSMERLGQQSSPRGDRGGSFLETGDRGEPYPLGPPPPHNLGGGRGGFPPRRFFRGRGGLQQTGPPGGSGRQRSPRQSSVLPALRTEPEASGGSGHQSSVLPALRTGPEASGGSRRKAFPRKRLPRPVRGVLSEKQVAGAIKSTGVEEPQRPSESKHDDSNGAVRPEAANYEGKIKPEATVDEGDGTITSGLIVGMCTDVQKGYFRLTGPPDATKIRPKLVLVEALKFVQVSSKDYNFKTDQLKSIRQDMTIQNIEDELSVQVYEYHARLALCNRDMAELNLCLTKLHCLYGNKRNGGHHGEFAAYDILLSAIQDKNTELMSKLGRLSSDLKQQETVKHAKEVAHSIQTGNYASFFKLYKVAPNLNGYLMCLCFEKMRFEGLKCMAKAYATKIPVKYVSKILGFAAVDGSVDWLKSHGAVLSSFENGEMALLPKDSTALVSKPELAADGIRAFQAR
- the LOC119318324 gene encoding leukocyte receptor cluster member 8-like isoform X5, yielding MQVVLQKKKKEKKKTQPQILTAREARVPTRALQIAPPATANFLISQSQVLFHTFPRTRQPPQANGSSSALRPITTTQEGTPGIAGQLQKPPSLALTPSGLRALLDRRAFSSCGLLGAATLASPSPLRLRRYIDYSREEPYGPRPRFEPWRVPPPSGPQREADSFGNGFLDHDWPEYSREGNYGTPTRFLELADSFPGQSRFERGRGDDFRRPNRSLPRSPMDWDLPRGHSPFFADEHQCSSSRPRDWTPALDDRRRRGSSPPGRHEGRGHVQSRDDTFYRSGPFPVERGRGDGFEATPRPRFSHGAMFPERSPAIILEGERRWTPSPQDRRRGALFPGSDGHDPWTQRSMERLGQQSSPRGDRGGSFLETGDRGEPYPLGPPPPHNLGGGRGGFPPRRFFRGRGGLQQTGPPGGSGRQRSPRQSSVLPALRTEPEASGGSGHQSSVLPALRTGPEASGGSRRKAFPRKRLPRPVRGVLSEKQVAGAIKSTGVEEPQRPSESKHDDSNGAVRPEAANYEGKIKPEATVDEGDGTITSGLIVGMCTDVQKGYFRLTGPPDATKIRPKLVLVEALKFVQVSSKDYNFKTDQLKSIRQDMTIQNIEDELSVQVYEYHARLALCNRDMAELNLCLTKLHCLYGNKRNGGHHGEFAAYDILLSAIQDKNTELMSKLGRLSSDLKQQETVKHAKEVAHSIQTGNYASFFKLYKVAPNLNGYLMCLCFEKMRFEGLKCMAKAYATKIPVKYVSKILGFAAVDGSVDWLKSHGAVLSSFENGEMALLPKDSTALVSKPELAADGIRAFQAR